Part of the Melopsittacus undulatus isolate bMelUnd1 chromosome Z, bMelUnd1.mat.Z, whole genome shotgun sequence genome is shown below.
CTAACAACTTCTGTGgtgcagcacagcctgtgcGAGATTCTGGGCACCAGGTTGATCACAGGCAGCAACCAAATCCAATTCCTGTGAGCTCTGCTGGATTAGGCAGTATTCCCAGCAACAGAAAACTCGTCTTCCTGGCAACAGAATTAGTCTAAACTCACCATGTACTACGTGTACAAACTGTATGGTTTGTACTGTGGGGCATGTTTTGTGGTCTGTCACAGTGTTTAGTGCTTGTcttcatcctcatggcctcctcttgACTTGCTCAAACAGCTCCATGTGCTTCTCATGTTGggggcaccagaactgcacacggTGCTCTTTCTGTTGCGGCAGGCAGAAGTGATTTTTGCAAGAACTCCATGCCTGAAGCAAGAGGTATTATCTGTCCTAATCTATTAAGAAAAGAACTCATTATATGCCTTGTAAATCTTTCCCAGGGTATCAGAAGCCTGGAGCACACATAAGATTTCCTCATGCTGATTAAGGAGGATATTTCTTAAGAATCCATGTATACCAAAGCCTGCCTTCCTGGGGATTGCCTAAGAAGCAGGATTTGGCAGTTATCTCTCCAAAGTGAGTGCATAACTTTGCTTCTGATGGGTTTTGCATCCCCTTTGATGACAAGGCGAATCTCAGCAAGAgcttcagaaacacagatgGATCTGTTACTGACATATGACAGCTTGGTTGCTTGAATTTCTGCCCTCAGTTCATGGACTATTGGGTAGGTAGCTctacagaaaggagaaatggaAAGACATGCTTGCATTTTGATCTTGTTTTAGGACCATAGCACAAAACCGTCAGCAGCACAATGAGTTCTACATACCCTCATCCCTCCTCCCCTTTGCCTTCCCCCATCCCAACACAGTGCTTCCCCTCAGCAGTGGCAGGGTCACTGGTTATTGCTGAGCTGAACCAGTTTCCTGGCAGCTGTGGCAATGAGAGCACAGTACAGACACAGCTAAGGACAGTACTGCTGCCAAGTTGTCTCCTTGTGACTCTACAGTGTGCAGACAGCTCTGCCCTTCTGCCACATGATTCACCTAGTCCAACTGTCTGACCAgttcagggctgaccaaaagtcAAAGCATTGCTGTAAGGGCATAgtccaaatgcctcttcaaCACTGACAGGTttggggcatccaccacctctctaggaagcctattccagtgtttgacaatcctctctgtaaagaaatgtttcctaatgttGTCTGAATCTCCTCTGATGCAGTTTGAACCATTCCCACAATTTGTATTTGTGTCTGGTGCTCCTCTGTCCCAGGTCCGGAATTGAGAATTTGGACCTGTTAAATTTCATCCCATTCATTCACTACCACATGCTCCAATCTGTCTTGATTCCCCCCCTGCAAGGCCCCTTATCCCTTGAGAGAGTCAACAGCATCTCTGTTCAGTATCGTCAGCAAACCTGCTAACAGTACATGCAACTCCAGATCGTTGATACAAATACTGGACAGCACTGACCCTGGAACTgagccctgaggaacaccactggTGACCAGTGGCCAGCCACATGTAGCCCCATTTACTACAACCCTTCAGGCCCTGACCTTCAGCCAGTCCACCACTCAGTGCACCATGAATCTGCTTATCCCACAGCTGGACAACTTGCCCAGAGGGATGCTCTGAGAGACAGTATCAAAAGCCTTACTGAAATCCATAACAACTACAGCCACCACCTTCCTTTCATCCCCTGCATGGGTGACCTTATCATAGAGGGATATCAAATTAATTAACAAAGACTTCCCCATTGTGAACCCATGCTGACTGTGCCTGGGGATTGCATTGTCCTTTAAATGCCTTTCAACAGCACCCACTATGATCTCTTCCATAATTTCTCCAGATACTGAGGTTAGACTAACAGGTCTGTTGTTTCCTATGCCTTTCTTCATGCCCTTGCTGTAAATTGGAATAACACTGGCCAACTACAAGTTAGCAGAGACCTCCCCAGACTCCCAAGACCTTTGGCAGATGATGGAGAAGGGTTCTGCTGTAACATCCATCAGTTCCTTCAGTGCTCTGGGATGAATCCCATCAGGCCACGTGGACTTGTGAACATTCAACCAAACTGATTCTGTACAGTGCCCACAAATGGAaagtcactgtccctgcagtCTTGGTCATCTAGCTCAGAGGACTGGGCAGCCCAAGATCTATCATCAGTATTAACAACTGTGGTGTAAAAAGAATGGattgcctttgcttttcttcattcctATTTGTCAGAGATACtttgattttcagtgttttaaaatatgtgtgTTGAAGGAGTCTGCTAGTACACAACCAACTCAGAAACACTACAAGAAATATAAAGTTTTCATTATATCCtaattctgtctcttttttaaCACATGCTATCTTTCCACGATGTTGCAGAAAGCATAGTTTGAAAGGTAGATGTTTGAGAGTTTATCTTACTTAGTAAAATTAGTAAGAAACCTATGCACCAATACATTTCTGACAGCCTAGAATGATTTCCcgtatttttaaatgaaatagtgAGCAATTAAGCCACAGAGGAATTCCTGCTTTCATTTACCTAATGGAAAATCTAGAACACAAAGTACCTCCAGTGCCAGCACAATTAGAACcttcaaaattactttgtttttcaggaaagCCAAACTTGAATGTGAAAATTGAACTGATGTAGCACTAGTAAGACTTTTTTTCTAATCTGCGTAAAACAAGATTACTGGAAATATATGGACACAAACAAAAGATTCCTGAAAGTTTGCTTGACTCAGAATAAAGTAGGGCTTCCCTGCATGATCCCTCTGCAAAGGGTTGGCGCTGATTGCCTGGGGGGCTGTTGAACGCAGGGGAGCAGATGCTGCTGATGACCAAAATCGGAAGTGAGCAGGGTTTAGAAACTTGAGTCCCCTCTGACGCTGTCTCTAAGAGATCTGCTGACATCTACTGGCTTAGCGCTGCAGAGATTTCAGCACAGACTACTAGAAGTAGCCCAAGAGGTGGTATTCTGACCAATGATTCTGTTTGCTGTGAGCAGTTACTCTGTATAGCCCCAGCGATGTGACTCTAGCCAGGCAGCATGTGACAATCTTCCCTGGTGCTTTCAGCAAATGCTAGCTGTGGATGCTTATGGAGATGAGAACCATGGTGCAAGGTCCATCAGCCTGCTCATGCCTGGATCCAAGAGTGTATAAAATCAACTGGAAGGACACCCCCTGTCTGAATGCAGAATATGGGGTCAGCATGCTGTGCACTTGATATGTGTCCTGTGAGCCTGACTGGCATCTCATCTCTTAGAAATCCTTGCCTTTACAGCGTTTTCACTTGAGGGAGTTGGGGCATGCAGGCAGTCCCCTAAAGGCATGTTTATGGAATTGGTTCCTCAGGGTGAATGACATGGGTGgcttgccagtgctgcagaCACAGTGTCTCAACTGGTAGGAAGCAGCTCTTTCATTTGCCTCTGTAAGGAAAGTAACAGCCAGAAATGTTTGGTATAAGTATTTGCATATGATCACTGTCATGAGGGAGCGAGTGCTTGACATGATGTGTTTTacaagcaaagaagaaagatttggttttgctttgtggtCTTTGTCAGTCTTTGCTGCAGTAAGCTGGTACCTGTGCATGCAGATTGTCTGGACTGGATCCCAGCTGCAGAACAGGACACTGGCAACAGCTACAGCTCTGGAGCTGGCTTATCTTGTATTTACTGAGAGGCTCCGTTGTAACATAAATGCACAAAGAGCATGGGGCAGCATTGCCTACGTCTTTGGTGGTACTAATGACAAAAATGTGCCCCTAAGTGCACCAAGGCTCTTCAAGCTGTGGGACAGAGAATGAGCCATTTCAGAGGGCTGCGGGTGAAATGCTGTGGGGCTAGACACAGCAGAACATTaactctgctgtgctgctcagtgcATCACAGTGCACACAAGTACCATAGATAACATGGTTACCAGCCAAGTTGTCAGTGTTTGTTGTTGCAGGCATTCGGACTACAGCATCACTGTGGTGACAGTGGGGTATTTCTGACTGGGCCCTTGTACAGTGGGAAGCATCCTGAACATCGACTGAGTTTTGACTCTAGCAGAGCCTTCCACTGATCCTCTGAATAAAACTTCTTGGTTAGCTGCCCTCCAGCTGCTCAGTCCATGAGCATGTAGTCTTGAAGTGCACGGTGCCATAGATTGAAGGatgaaaatgttgttttcaCCATATGGTTCCCTGTTCCTTATGAAGGTGGTACTAATCTGCACAGCTTTCCAAATGTTACCAGTTTAGCTACCAGGAGTAGGTGAAGTGTGGAAATCCTCCTGTTCATCCCTACTGGCCTTAACAACCCTCATAAACTGAGCATTTCAGTGGCATATTTCTCTGTATGGAAAGCCAGCTGGATACTGACATCTGTTTTTTACAGGTGTTGTCAtgaaactgttttatttcattttgttgctGTGTAGGAGCCCATGGTATTTTGCTTGAAGGATCTAGAAGACAGAACAGAGCAAGAAGCTGGTAACAGAAGGAGCATAGAGCAGGGTGATCTGAAGGTAAAGTGATTTGCTTTTCCATTGGTCATTTTCCAAGGAgagacattttgttttctttatagctATTCAAAGACCCAGAGAGCTACTGCTTCTCAGGAAAAGAGCGTATTCCCTGTATTCACCACCACATATTGCTatcaaaaggagagaaaagagtcTCCAGAAGCCTGGCTCTCGTGCACTGATCAGCCGAACACCTCTGGAAGAACaatgttggatttttttttgtggatgaaTAGTACATAGCCCCAGCTACAGATGTTATTACAGCTCCTGTGATGTAACCTGCATTGCACTGAACTGCGTTAGTGAATAGTCTGACTTCAGATTTGAGTAAACACAACAGCTCTGTTTATTCTGTCTGAAGAATGGGAACATATGCTAAGCTCCACCTCATTTATAGATCATGAAACGGCTTTTGCTTTAAGGGAGATCTCTAAGGATCTCTGTTACAGAAAATCAGTTGGAACTGGTGGGAAATCTGCAGAAGTTTGGGACATTATGGTTTGAAGTTACTTTGTTTTGGAAATTTTCCTAGCCCCTCCTTGTCAATAGCTTGCTTTAAAAGGTGGCAGACTGTTACTACTGAAGGACCTGGTCTGCTGCTTTTAGCAGTTAATACCTGACTCTGTTACATTCttcctgaaaacagcattttcatcATAACTAAGCATCTTGGAACCTGCCCTCAAGCTTTTCCATCCAGGACATCCCCAGGTAAATCCTGGCTGTGCCCCCTTAAAGGGCAAGCACCCGTTTCTCAAGAGATCTTTCAAATCAGTAAAATCCAACCAAAACATAACATTGTAAGCCTGGGAGATAAATGCCTGAAATGCTTACAGTCTGTTGAGTATGGGGGgatgcttttctgcttcatctATAGGCACATGCCATTATGAGCAAAAGACAGCTCTCAGTAACTGAGTTCCAGTCACTTCTTTGGGAAGAACGGAGTCTGACACAAAACTTCATTGATGGAAAGTCTCAACAAGCCCTGGAAGCACATGACCAGCAGCTGAAGGCCTGTTGAGAGAAGCCTGCAGACCTAGAGGCCTTCTCACATCAGACCAGACAAATACAGGAGCATGCTGATCCTATTCAGTTGCTGGAGGTGGTATTGTATGGTCTCTTTCTACCTCTTAAACTGCTCTAGTCACCTTCTCTGTAGATCCTTCTTTATGTAAGGAGCATCTATCTCAGtgcttttaaatgttctttctgtTGGTATTTTGGTGAACCAGTTTGTTTCCTGATTGTTGAGCTGTCAGGTGCTCCTGCTATAGCACTGATTTCAGGTCTGTATGAaatgaataataattttaaacatacatGGAAGAGAGTCACATGAATCTTTCAATCTTGAAGACCTGTATCAGGTCTTCCTTTTTGCAGTGTAATATGAAGGTCTGAGGAAGGGTAACCCTCTTGGAAACAACAGGAGGAAGCCTAAATTGTCTCATTTCTTTAGCAGAAAGAGATCCTAATCACCCTGAGCAATAGCCGTGATTTTACTGGAGGGGgcagtgcttttccttttgcctaCAGGGAAATGTCAGTTTCTCTTTGCTAATGACATTCACCCTTTTTGGGAAGGGTGTGCGGCCACATGCTTATGCCCTGACAGAAGCCAAAGGATCCCATTCTTCATGGGAAAGCCTGTGGTACATTTTCACATCCTTGCACTGTAGCAGACTTGGAAGTTTCCACTGCTGTGAGCAGCCTTGGCATTCTGCTGTGTGTGCTAGCAACGTATCTCCACATAGGAAACAGCTGATCCTGGATATGGAGAGATTGTTCGTGTGGGAGGTTGGAATTTTATTCTTTAGATTGCTTTTACAAcattgtggttttattttttcactgttgGGATTTCCCCCCAAGGGTCCTAGCCAATGTATTAATCTATTTCCATGCTGTAGTGTCCTGGCAGACCCTGCCTCAACCACAACCGCTAGGTTCGTGTCTGACATAGCCCCTGCTCTGCCGGCAGGAGGAACTACTGTGCAGCATAACGAGCTAATCGGAGGACTGAACACAACGAAACTTTGCTGCGGTCTTTACCTAGTGGTGGAGCTGTCCTTGCTCTGCGGTGTGTGCGTTCTGGCGGGGATCCTGTCTTGTCCTGTGTATTTcacttacaagaaaaaatagatGTGCTTATTAAACCTATATCCTGTAAGTACCCGGCAGTGGTTTCATCAGGCTTGACAGAAAGAGTGAAGGGGGCTGTTTAAGGGTGCCAGATCATGTTTTCAAAGGGAGTGTTGGGGTTATTTCTGtaacatgaaaacagaaaacaccacaGTGAACTATTGAGatataggaaaggaaaaccGTTGTGAGACATGTAACAATTCAGTATTAAAGTTGTAGGACAGTGtcttcaaagaaaaatcttctctTCAAAGTCTTGTAGCTTTTTGACCTGTCCTGTGTGACTGTAATTTCAAACTTGTTCAGTTTCACgagagatttctttttctcctggctTTGTGAAGCTAGGAGCATGACAGTCTTCCCCTGATGCTGTAACTGTCTGATGACTGACTCATAGTAAGCTGTAACTGGAGGAGGTTGTTCTACCCTTGTGGTCCCCAGAGATTCAAAGTTATGGCAAGGGCTAAGCACAGAAGCCTTCCTCTCCGGGAGCCATTACTGGGAAGTGGACCTGCTctacactggagcaggatggtgGGTTGGTGCAGCATATCATTCCATTGACAGGAAAGGAGACACCAAAACTTGCCAGTGGACTGGAACAGAGCATCCTGGTGCTTTAAGAACTTTGAGTTTGCTTACTGGGCATTTCACTAAGGGGACAGAATCCTTCCCCATAGGAGATGATCCCAATCACACTGGTGTTTTTCTGGATTATGAAGGAGGAATCCTTTAATTCTACAAGGTCAGTGATGGCATGGCTCACCTGAACACCTTCCATTGCAGGTTCACAGAACTTGTATACCCAGCCCTGAGGCTCTGGGAAGGATATGGAGTTAGATCAGTTCAGGCTTCAAGTCCGTATATAGTAACATATTCTATACATAACAATATATTGCATATTGTTATAATTGACAAGGTCAGATTTGGATAATAAGTGCACTGAGTGAGTTAGCTCATAATTAAATTTCATCTCATAAAAATCAAAGACTGGCACCAACTGTTGGAATGATCCCTTCACATAAAGATGAAGTAGGAGCTTCTGCAACCCTGCTCAATAGCCATTAGTTGGTCCTGTGGCAGAGACCCTGAACTGGGCCTCTGAATAGCCCTGTGCTTCCTGCACAGAGCGAAAGCATGAGGAAATCATGTACCATGCCCAAGAGAAGATGAGATGCCTGGAGGACTCGCAGGGGCAATAAAAACACTAGGTCAATGATTCATTTCTTTGTGTGTCCTCCTTGCAAAGGCTCTTTAACTGCAACTGCACAAGGGTATGCTCACATAAAAGGAGACAGCTCCAAGTTTCTGTACAGgggcagtttatttttttcccagtacaTTATAAAAGTTCCTGGACATTTCTCTCTATGTTTACAGCAGGCTCTAGAACCAGCCCTGCTGGAGTGAAGAACCACTGCTGCTTGAAGCAGGTCAGGTAATCCTAACAGTATTCAAATATCAAAGGCCTTGAAACCATGGCTGGTAGAGGCAAGGTCTGACCATAggctgaaacacagaaacagtaCCTTGTTTTATAAggtaaatttatttttccaatttgaaacagacaaaaaaaagaatcatttaACAATTGAGCAGTTTTCTTAACATAAGGCAAGCATACTGCATCAGTCAGAGCTCACATATGGTCAAGCACGACTCAAAGGATCTCTGCTTCTGAGTTTAAAGATGCAAACACAGCTTCCTTGGAACTGTAGAAAGGTAAACATCTTGAAAGTCAACAGCTCACAGGCACAgaaacaccaccaccaaactCAAGACACTTCATCAACTCATGACCAAGAGGTAGCAAGTTCCAAATAACCATCACTAGGTAAATGATTCCACTTAAGAAAAATGGAGATGAATTACACCAAAGCATCTCTGTACTAACCATGCTGAGAGATTCAACTGCTGTCACAGAGCTCCTTCCTGGacaaagggaagagcagcaagcTGACAGAAGTAGGATTGCactttatatttgaaaaacaagcagctcttctgcaggcacagagaACACAAGAGCAGCACTGACCACAAGCTGAAGCTCCATTATGTGATCTGGTCAAACATCCAGCTTCAGCTGCCTCCAAAGTCAGGGGAAAGAACCCAACACAATGGGTTAGTCCAGGAAGGAACTGCTGAATCTTCACCAGCCTTTGGCTTCCTACCAGAGAAGCTGCCCCAACATAGTATCCCCAAAGGTATCCAAATTGATTTAAGATTCCAGGCTCCACTCAGTTCATAACAGATGCTTCTGACTTGTTTCTGAAGTGTATGATAAGTTTATTTCCACTGATCCATCTTGGATCTACTCTTTCCTCCTTAATCTCTCTGCTTGCCCTCATGCCTTTCAGTTCACAAAAAGTATAAAAAGGCTCTTTCCTTGCCCGTTAAATAGGACCTTTCTACATGTCCTATTTGCCTCCTTTTTGGGTACTGTCTCCTAAGAACACAGCTTTCTCAAGAAGCTCATTGTCCCCATTGTGCAGATTCCTGCAACCCACTGCTTTATCTcaagacttttttattttaagtcttAAGAAAAATCCATCAGGCTGCACTGTCTCAGCATATGTAAACTTTCATCTATCTCCATTCAACTCCAATTAGCATGCTGTTATCACAgagtgaagaagaaaggaacacTGAAAGGTATAGAGTTAGAActcaacctgaaaaaaaaataccataatTTACTGTTCTTACCAGAAAAGGAAGCTAGACAGTAGCAGACTGTGGTCTTACATGTGGCAAACCTCCAAATTAACCTACGTTAAGAGGAATGGAGAAAGGAGGAGCACAGTATTTTCTAAATGCAATGCTACataatttctaataaaattGCCCTTCATAATTTATCTCCACTTGCTTCAGAAACTTGAGAACCTGAAAATTCTAACCTGCTTGGATCCTcataattacattttccttctaaTCTACCATGCTGCTATACTTAAATATATATGATGAAATACAGAATACAGTGCTCTGATTTAGCACTTTACTTTTTTGACGTGATTTTCAACTGCTTGCTCAGTGATGGTTTCGTCTTCGTCGATATTTGTTTTAACCTTCTGGCCCACCAGATCAAAGATTGCTTCTGGAGGAAATCCCCTGGGCTCTCCCACCTTCACTGTCAGCATATCAAGTGTCAGTACTGCACCTTCAGGAATTGCTACTTTTGCCACAACGGATTTTCCCAGCTACaggggaggaaaacagaaaatttaaaaataagtcaAGCACATTCCTAGGCTTAGTATAGCAAAAAAGGCTAAGGAATATTCTGCAGTTATTTGGGAAGAGGTTGTATAGAACTGCTCATTAACTCCTATCCCAAATGAAGGTGAGTGGTAACCTCACTATCACTAGGCTGTCTTTCTGAAATCAGATAATGGATCACTGGAATTTTTCAGAATCAGAGTGGAGGGAATCTCACCAGACTAATTAGCATTCTAGCTTAGTGTAACAGCAGCTCATATACAGTCACAGAGACTTAATATCTCTATTACCAAGTACtttgtactgggcactggtgaggctgcataTTAAATCccgtgttcagttctgggcccctcactacaagagagacatggaggtgctggagcaggtccagagaagggcaacggagctggtaaagggtctggagcacaagtctgatgagaaacagctgagagaactggggggGTTtactctgaagaagaaaaggctcagggggagaccttatcactttGTACAACAatctgaaaggaggatggagccaggaggtggctctTCCAAAGAATacgtgataggacaagaggaaatggcctcaagctgcgccaggggaggtttagactggatgttaggaacaatttcttccctgaaaggcTGATCAGGCTTTgaaacaggctgtccagggcagcagtggaatcactgtccctggaggtatttagaaGATGTAgaggtgatatggtttagtggtggtcttggccGCCCTGAGCAATgggttggactcgatgatctcAAAACATGTCTTCCAGCCTAAATGACTCCATGATTCTACCCAGCTAAGTTAACCACTGG
Proteins encoded:
- the LOC101877714 gene encoding LOW QUALITY PROTEIN: tripartite motif-containing protein 14 (The sequence of the model RefSeq protein was modified relative to this genomic sequence to represent the inferred CDS: inserted 5 bases in 3 codons; substituted 5 bases at 5 genomic stop codons), which codes for MVFCLKDLEDRTEQEAGNRRSIEQGDLKAHAIMSKRQLSVTEFQSLLWEERSLTQNFIDGKSQQALEAHDQQLKACXEKPADLEAFSHQTRQIQEHADPIQLLEVEHDSLPLMLXLSDDXLIVSCNWRRLFYPCGPQRFXKLWQGLSTEAFLSGSHYWEVDLLYTGAGWWVGAAYHSIDRKGDTKTCXVDWNRASWCFKNFEFAYWAFHXGDRIXFPIGDDPNHTGVFLDYEGGILXFYKVSDGMAHLNTFHCRFTELVYPALRLWEGYGVRSVQASSPYIVTYSIHNNILHIVIIDKVRFG